Proteins from a genomic interval of Bremerella sp. JC817:
- a CDS encoding ankyrin repeat domain-containing protein, whose protein sequence is MLPVPPGRTTAFNRAGVTLHLLKQLGYSGDVTQLQKDASNNLTVIRIEGEVVGFLPAAGFPPTIVNIQTSDPGLPENLQERWDQKIIAGFVQRHSMDFLLTSLRKIVEGSQHMALRFCSLKGAIRQHRSRFVMAACTTIALLLINTAICERQVYAVDPTTLTQSQLQAIVEKAFDEETTVELTMALVAAQRLKVTTLINQERADINAKGNFGVRPIHFVTDCGTLDSVKLALEFKADPNVVSQSHLTPLYLATKNPESFGKFKLLLANGADLSLADEHAMVGYNYGLAFRLLRHSWKDGRYHVELAENFWWYLDHGGDIDARLFIGMPILEYLHMRNSFEFIHVLLSRGANPFLDSDSYASKMKQEYYTRMADDPDHWLEKIRQKLTTLEDNNELKEEAKRKDNQLEKLHQRYPSQIAIEAGLKWEEMEDIIKSLKSHDNSDR, encoded by the coding sequence GTGTTGCCAGTGCCGCCTGGCCGAACAACGGCATTTAATCGCGCTGGGGTTACCCTTCATCTCCTGAAACAGCTTGGTTATTCCGGAGATGTCACCCAATTGCAAAAAGACGCAAGCAACAACTTGACCGTCATACGTATCGAAGGAGAAGTCGTGGGTTTCCTACCGGCCGCGGGATTTCCTCCCACCATCGTCAATATTCAAACCAGTGATCCTGGTCTGCCGGAGAATCTCCAGGAACGATGGGACCAGAAAATCATTGCAGGTTTCGTTCAACGCCACTCAATGGACTTCCTGCTTACCTCGTTAAGAAAGATCGTGGAGGGATCACAACACATGGCGCTGCGATTCTGTTCGCTAAAGGGAGCAATAAGACAGCACCGGTCGCGATTTGTTATGGCTGCGTGCACTACCATTGCCTTACTGCTTATCAACACGGCCATATGCGAGAGACAAGTCTACGCCGTGGACCCCACAACTTTAACGCAAAGCCAGCTTCAAGCGATCGTTGAGAAGGCATTTGACGAAGAAACGACAGTTGAACTAACCATGGCCCTTGTCGCTGCACAACGTCTCAAAGTTACTACCCTGATAAATCAAGAGAGGGCTGACATCAATGCAAAAGGGAATTTTGGCGTACGTCCGATTCATTTCGTGACCGACTGCGGGACGTTGGACAGCGTGAAGCTGGCACTTGAATTTAAGGCAGATCCGAATGTGGTTAGCCAAAGTCACCTGACACCTCTGTACCTGGCGACTAAGAATCCTGAGTCTTTTGGCAAGTTCAAGTTATTACTTGCAAATGGAGCAGATCTCTCCTTGGCGGATGAACATGCCATGGTCGGGTACAACTACGGGCTGGCATTTCGCCTTTTAAGGCACTCCTGGAAAGATGGTCGATATCACGTCGAACTGGCGGAAAACTTTTGGTGGTATTTAGACCATGGGGGAGACATTGACGCCAGGCTTTTCATCGGGATGCCAATCCTGGAATATCTCCACATGCGCAATTCCTTCGAGTTTATCCACGTATTGCTTTCGCGCGGGGCGAATCCATTCCTCGATTCAGACAGCTACGCATCCAAGATGAAGCAGGAATATTATACGAGAATGGCGGACGATCCCGATCATTGGTTGGAAAAGATCAGACAGAAGCTAACTACGCTTGAGGACAACAATGAACTGAAAGAAGAAGCAAAAAGAAAAGACAATCAGCTGGAAAAGTTGCATCAGCGATATCCATCGCAAATCGCAATCGAAGCAGGTCTGAAGTGGGAGGAAATGGAAGACATTATCAAGTCACTCAAATCGCATGACAATTCGGATCGCTAG
- a CDS encoding SMI1/KNR4 family protein: MEEILKGIDDWLRVHRPAYHRRLRSGVMPEKFSAFAAAFAQELPADLIALYRWHDGQDPMSSDAMQGNRTFMTFDEVCETKAELDGMIGSDFEDPRYWRRGWIPFLHNGGGSYLCVDTEAVDGGMAGQLIAFWKSDSDRPIEHLSIREWASKLLQSMQNGTLKTL, from the coding sequence ATGGAAGAGATTCTGAAGGGCATCGATGACTGGTTGCGTGTCCATCGGCCTGCTTACCACAGGCGGTTGCGATCGGGCGTGATGCCTGAGAAGTTCTCGGCGTTTGCAGCGGCATTCGCACAGGAACTGCCGGCAGACTTGATCGCGTTGTACCGCTGGCATGACGGGCAAGATCCGATGTCAAGCGATGCCATGCAAGGCAATCGGACCTTCATGACGTTCGACGAGGTCTGTGAAACGAAGGCAGAACTGGACGGCATGATCGGCAGCGATTTTGAAGATCCACGGTACTGGCGGCGCGGCTGGATCCCTTTCCTGCACAACGGCGGCGGCAGTTACCTTTGCGTCGACACCGAGGCCGTCGACGGTGGCATGGCTGGCCAACTGATTGCCTTTTGGAAGTCGGACTCCGACCGACCCATCGAACACCTTTCCATCCGGGAGTGGGCCAGTAAGCTCCTGCAGTCGATGCAAAACGGCACCTTGAAGACTCTTTAA
- a CDS encoding SUKH-3 domain-containing protein, with amino-acid sequence MQVNWSKVCSSEVISLMREAGWSPGREVSPEQLHKWKVELESDGFTITDNARKVWHELGGLKIHQRTLASGQIIPGLDFDPLWADGEFDRIEYWERKLSTRMTPIGMIGGGMLIMLAEDDTVYMCFGPTLFFCAQSFTEAMDSHLVVDKKPHQWIGDIE; translated from the coding sequence ATGCAGGTCAACTGGTCAAAAGTGTGTTCTTCAGAAGTCATTTCTCTCATGAGAGAAGCTGGATGGTCGCCTGGGCGGGAGGTGTCCCCTGAACAATTGCACAAATGGAAAGTTGAACTGGAATCGGACGGATTTACGATAACGGATAACGCACGGAAAGTATGGCACGAACTTGGTGGGCTCAAAATTCATCAGCGAACGCTTGCGTCTGGACAGATCATTCCCGGACTGGATTTTGATCCTTTATGGGCAGACGGCGAATTTGATCGTATTGAATACTGGGAACGGAAGCTGAGTACCCGAATGACTCCCATCGGTATGATTGGAGGGGGGATGCTGATAATGCTGGCTGAGGATGACACAGTTTATATGTGTTTTGGCCCGACATTGTTCTTTTGTGCACAATCATTTACCGAAGCTATGGACTCACATTTGGTGGTTGATAAGAAACCACACCAATGGATCGGTGACATTGAATAA
- a CDS encoding SMI1/KNR4 family protein: protein MIMAMDITAFSRLGGIKGIEGDELTPATHSEITDVEKQIGVCLPKAYRQFLLTCGASTFNGASPDNPHIVFCSKNPLPSHISETSKGLFDAFYGGKRDESDPYSLQVRIQCFTGRMPESIIPIGDDGGAGQICLGIKGNEAGKVYYWDQANEPLDEEDYLEDYGVPRPPEAMFQNVYEIADSFGDFLQRLEIMEE, encoded by the coding sequence ATGATTATGGCAATGGATATAACAGCATTTTCACGGCTTGGCGGCATCAAAGGAATTGAAGGGGATGAACTCACTCCGGCAACGCATTCCGAGATTACCGATGTTGAGAAACAAATCGGAGTCTGTCTCCCCAAAGCCTATCGACAGTTCTTGTTGACCTGCGGAGCTTCCACATTTAATGGGGCTTCGCCAGATAATCCACATATCGTGTTTTGCTCCAAGAATCCGTTGCCGTCGCACATTTCTGAGACATCCAAAGGATTGTTCGACGCATTCTACGGGGGCAAGAGAGATGAAAGCGATCCGTACAGCCTGCAAGTGCGGATTCAATGTTTTACTGGCAGAATGCCAGAAAGCATCATCCCAATAGGAGATGATGGCGGAGCGGGCCAGATTTGTCTCGGAATAAAGGGGAACGAGGCCGGGAAGGTGTACTATTGGGATCAAGCTAACGAACCGTTGGACGAAGAAGACTACTTGGAAGATTACGGTGTACCAAGGCCGCCAGAAGCGATGTTCCAAAACGTTTATGAGATCGCCGACTCGTTTGGAGACTTTCTCCAGCGTCTTGAAATAATGGAAGAATAG
- a CDS encoding leucine-rich repeat domain-containing protein, giving the protein MPMPLERPACKCFQSAGESVIHTEPQDLEIDAWHQLLELIDRAVATGATEFAPGPALGWETWWQIVTLPPSIGRLTSVRKLMLYGSNLDQLPPEIGEMESLEELELYTSYRLHWLPYEVTRCPNLKSSLISTRALYGNYKQRHPFPRLQDGPDFLPEVTPMQCSVCRSPLASTIKRRWISLNIATDVVPLLVHACSKDCLDSLPTPPSNYVSRPHTGGTHLHQPQRGRM; this is encoded by the coding sequence ATGCCAATGCCTCTCGAACGCCCGGCTTGCAAGTGCTTTCAGTCTGCTGGTGAGTCTGTGATTCACACCGAGCCGCAAGACCTTGAAATCGACGCGTGGCATCAACTGCTCGAATTGATCGATCGTGCTGTGGCGACTGGGGCAACTGAATTCGCCCCTGGGCCGGCTCTTGGCTGGGAGACCTGGTGGCAGATCGTCACGCTGCCTCCATCGATTGGCAGATTGACGTCGGTCCGAAAGCTGATGCTGTACGGCAGCAATCTTGATCAGCTACCGCCAGAGATTGGCGAGATGGAGTCGCTGGAAGAACTGGAACTGTACACTTCGTATCGCCTGCATTGGCTTCCGTACGAAGTCACGCGTTGCCCCAACTTGAAATCGAGCCTCATCAGCACCCGGGCCTTGTACGGCAACTACAAACAGCGGCATCCATTTCCGCGTCTGCAGGACGGGCCCGATTTCCTGCCTGAGGTCACTCCCATGCAGTGCAGTGTTTGCCGCTCGCCCCTCGCTTCGACGATCAAGCGTCGCTGGATTTCGCTCAACATCGCCACCGATGTCGTCCCGTTGCTCGTGCATGCCTGCTCGAAGGACTGCCTCGATTCGCTGCCGACACCACCAAGCAACTACGTAAGCCGCCCGCACACCGGCGGCACGCACCTGCATCAACCTCAACGAGGTCGCATGTAA
- a CDS encoding MarR family transcriptional regulator, with translation MAKKANVTGIAAEIGMRNPIDLLEREVLLNLSKTFAVLSQPFEELFKEYGITPVQYNALRILRGHGGPVSVYQIGEQMLTRQPDLPRLVDRLVTLGFAEKNRCENDRRVVWVTLTRKGKALLKKIDAPLDQLHQDQLKHLTRDQLKTLSDLLFLARNPTAQAA, from the coding sequence ATGGCAAAGAAGGCAAACGTGACAGGCATCGCGGCGGAAATCGGCATGCGGAACCCGATCGACCTGCTCGAACGCGAGGTGCTGTTGAATCTGTCGAAGACGTTCGCCGTGCTGAGCCAACCGTTTGAAGAGCTGTTCAAAGAGTATGGCATCACGCCGGTGCAGTACAACGCCCTGCGAATCCTTCGCGGACATGGCGGCCCGGTCTCGGTCTATCAAATCGGCGAACAGATGTTAACACGCCAGCCTGACTTGCCGCGGCTGGTCGACCGCCTGGTGACCCTCGGCTTCGCCGAAAAAAACCGCTGCGAAAACGACCGCCGCGTCGTCTGGGTCACGCTGACCCGCAAAGGCAAAGCCCTCCTGAAAAAGATCGACGCCCCCCTCGACCAACTCCACCAAGACCAACTCAAACACCTGACCCGCGACCAACTAAAAACCCTCAGCGACCTGCTTTTCTTAGCCAGAAATCCCACAGCCCAGGCCGCGTGA
- the ygiD gene encoding 4,5-DOPA dioxygenase extradiol, with translation MDRRDFGIKTAGAALSIGSLNQLDAFAQDLPLSEPMPALFLGHGSPMNAIEENRFVQGFRAIEKTVPKPKAVLCISAHWFTRGTKVTAMKQPKTIHDFGGFPQALFDVQYPAPGSPELAATAARLVPEHPAALDQSWGLDHGAWSVLKHLYPAADIPVVQMSVDRTRPASFHLELGRQLDVLRHRGILIVGSGNIVHNLGLVDGRNLDKPNYGFDWAVEAQNFVNQQLAKGDYAPLVDYAKQGRPMQLAVPTPEHYLPLLYVLGLKHNKEQLKLFNNEMLGGSLSMTSVRLG, from the coding sequence ATGGATCGGCGGGACTTTGGGATCAAAACAGCAGGTGCGGCTTTGTCGATTGGAAGTTTGAACCAGCTCGATGCGTTCGCTCAGGACCTTCCACTTTCCGAGCCGATGCCGGCCTTGTTTCTGGGGCATGGTAGTCCGATGAACGCGATCGAAGAGAACCGCTTCGTCCAGGGATTCCGGGCCATCGAAAAGACCGTTCCCAAACCGAAGGCGGTGCTATGCATCTCGGCGCATTGGTTTACGCGGGGGACGAAGGTCACGGCGATGAAGCAGCCGAAGACGATCCACGATTTCGGCGGTTTTCCCCAGGCATTGTTCGACGTGCAGTACCCTGCCCCAGGCAGCCCGGAACTCGCCGCGACCGCCGCGCGATTGGTGCCTGAACATCCGGCGGCGCTCGATCAGTCGTGGGGCCTCGATCACGGAGCGTGGTCGGTGCTGAAGCATCTCTACCCGGCCGCCGACATTCCAGTCGTACAGATGAGCGTCGATCGAACGCGGCCTGCTTCGTTTCACTTGGAACTTGGCCGACAGCTGGACGTGCTGCGGCATCGCGGAATTCTGATCGTCGGCAGTGGCAACATTGTGCATAACCTCGGCCTGGTCGACGGCCGCAACCTCGATAAGCCGAACTATGGTTTCGATTGGGCGGTCGAAGCGCAGAACTTCGTCAATCAGCAACTCGCCAAAGGGGACTATGCCCCGCTGGTCGATTACGCGAAGCAAGGTCGCCCGATGCAACTGGCGGTGCCAACGCCGGAACATTACTTGCCGCTGCTGTACGTGCTTGGTCTGAAGCACAACAAAGAGCAGTTGAAGTTGTTCAACAACGAAATGCTCGGCGGCAGCCTTAGCATGACATCGGTTCGGCTCGGCTAA
- the ptsP gene encoding phosphoenolpyruvate--protein phosphotransferase has translation MKILTGTPISPGFAGGIAIIYDFEGERRIELPQHPISDVEIELEGHRVDDALAQSTHELTSIEEQTNRLAERLEATEVLSAHATIAQELAALVRKQIASDRINAEGALNAVVQEFATRFQQLDSNYLREREQDVRDVGHRLLRHLLDPSLNQREPLPKGSVVVARELLPSETIELVNSGVVAILTEFGGPLSHTAIIARSLGIPGISGIPEITSCIEAGTNVLVDGETGCIELNPSRAVESRFWIREKLYEKRHHASVVDEQLPCITADGTTIQLLGNIGIPLEAPEITKHNLAGVGLFRTEFLFLESAKRPSLAEQVEIYSGVSKSLNNRPLTLRTFDLGSDKLPPFLQSSRAETNSMLALRGLRFSLKEVELLNTQLKAILQVGRTADVRILFPMVIGPDDFSLAIDAVRNATGFVGIQQRPQIGAMIETPAALFALDEILELADFVAIGTNDLTQYMLAVDRDLAEGHNDCTAMHPAVLRAIRWIVKKARTHNCPVCVCGEEASNIDFARLLIGLGIRELSLAPSRAADVRHALRSVDCNEAKKIASLALKCLTTSSVHELCKRF, from the coding sequence ATGAAAATATTGACGGGAACTCCAATCTCTCCGGGATTTGCAGGCGGAATCGCGATCATCTACGACTTCGAGGGGGAACGGAGAATTGAACTCCCGCAGCATCCCATCTCGGATGTCGAGATCGAACTCGAAGGACACCGGGTCGACGATGCCCTCGCCCAGTCCACGCATGAGTTAACGTCAATCGAAGAACAGACCAACCGGCTGGCAGAACGCCTGGAAGCTACCGAAGTATTATCTGCCCACGCGACGATCGCGCAGGAACTCGCGGCCCTCGTTCGTAAGCAAATTGCCAGCGATCGAATTAATGCCGAAGGCGCATTGAATGCGGTTGTTCAGGAATTCGCCACGCGCTTCCAGCAACTCGACAGCAACTACCTTCGCGAACGGGAACAAGATGTGCGCGACGTAGGACATCGGCTGTTAAGACACCTGCTGGATCCTTCCTTGAATCAACGGGAACCGTTGCCCAAAGGCTCGGTTGTCGTCGCGCGGGAACTCTTGCCATCGGAAACCATTGAACTCGTCAACTCAGGCGTCGTCGCGATACTCACAGAGTTTGGTGGTCCCCTCAGCCATACGGCGATTATTGCCCGGTCGTTGGGGATTCCGGGCATAAGCGGCATCCCGGAAATCACCTCCTGCATCGAAGCTGGGACTAACGTCCTGGTCGATGGGGAAACCGGCTGCATCGAGTTAAACCCGTCGAGGGCAGTTGAATCTCGGTTTTGGATTCGGGAGAAGCTGTACGAGAAACGTCATCATGCGAGCGTGGTGGACGAACAACTTCCTTGCATCACGGCCGATGGGACAACGATCCAGTTACTAGGCAATATCGGGATCCCGCTGGAGGCTCCCGAAATCACGAAACATAACCTGGCCGGGGTCGGTTTGTTTCGCACCGAGTTTCTGTTCCTTGAGTCCGCCAAGCGGCCAAGCCTGGCAGAGCAAGTCGAGATCTATAGCGGCGTATCCAAGAGCTTGAACAATCGCCCGCTGACGTTAAGAACGTTTGACCTGGGAAGCGACAAACTGCCGCCGTTTCTGCAGTCGTCCCGGGCCGAAACCAACTCGATGCTGGCGTTACGGGGACTGCGATTCTCTTTGAAAGAGGTCGAACTGTTGAACACGCAGTTGAAGGCGATCTTGCAAGTCGGTCGAACGGCCGACGTTCGTATTTTGTTTCCCATGGTGATCGGTCCCGACGACTTCTCTCTGGCGATCGACGCCGTCCGAAATGCGACGGGCTTTGTGGGCATCCAACAAAGGCCACAAATCGGTGCCATGATCGAAACGCCAGCGGCGCTGTTTGCCCTCGACGAGATTCTGGAGTTAGCCGACTTCGTTGCCATTGGCACCAACGACTTGACCCAATACATGCTGGCCGTCGACAGAGATCTCGCCGAGGGACACAATGACTGCACGGCCATGCATCCCGCGGTATTGCGAGCCATTCGCTGGATTGTGAAAAAGGCACGTACGCACAATTGCCCCGTCTGTGTATGCGGAGAAGAAGCAAGCAATATCGACTTTGCTCGTCTCCTGATTGGGCTGGGCATTCGCGAATTGAGCCTGGCCCCTTCGCGTGCCGCCGATGTGCGTCACGCTTTGAGAAGCGTCGACTGCAACGAGGCGAAGAAGATTGCTTCCTTGGCTCTGAAGTGCCTGACAACCTCGAGCGTTCACGAACTCTGCAAGCGGTTCTAA
- a CDS encoding flotillin-like FloA family protein codes for MYVVWSLAIATAIGLVLVGYWYFQLWIQAYSTGTGIRFLDLVFMSLRQVNPRAIVECKIMVSQSGMPAIETRLLEAQYLAGGDIRRVTLAVIAADRAGIPLDWDTAAAIDLAGRDILEAVKTSVDPKVIVCPDPKDARSDVLFGIARDGIQLKVCVLVTVRTNLAQLVGGATESTIIARVGQSVISAIGTCEHYHEALRDPMLITRKVLSEKLDANTAFAIVSIDIAEIEVGQNIGARLQIDQADADYRVAMAFAEQRRAMAIARHQEMRAKCSQSQVRVVLAEAAIPKSMAEAFRAGGVQSDQKRPKPQKVRSPFPHLKHLAALA; via the coding sequence ATGTATGTCGTCTGGAGCCTGGCGATTGCCACCGCCATTGGTTTGGTTCTTGTTGGCTATTGGTATTTCCAGCTTTGGATCCAAGCCTATTCGACAGGAACCGGAATTCGCTTCCTCGACCTGGTGTTCATGTCTCTGAGGCAGGTCAATCCTCGCGCGATCGTTGAGTGCAAGATTATGGTGAGTCAATCAGGAATGCCCGCGATCGAGACCAGGTTGCTGGAAGCGCAATACCTGGCCGGAGGAGATATCCGCCGGGTCACTCTCGCCGTGATCGCCGCCGACCGCGCCGGTATTCCTCTGGATTGGGATACGGCTGCCGCCATCGACCTGGCTGGCCGAGACATCCTCGAGGCCGTCAAAACAAGCGTCGATCCCAAAGTGATCGTATGCCCTGACCCGAAGGATGCCCGCAGCGACGTTCTGTTTGGAATCGCCCGAGATGGAATTCAACTGAAGGTTTGCGTGCTGGTAACGGTCCGGACGAACCTCGCGCAACTGGTCGGCGGAGCCACCGAGTCGACCATCATTGCTCGCGTGGGGCAAAGCGTCATTTCCGCCATTGGTACCTGCGAGCATTATCACGAAGCCCTGCGCGATCCCATGTTGATCACGCGGAAAGTGCTGTCAGAGAAACTCGACGCCAACACGGCGTTTGCGATCGTATCCATCGACATTGCTGAAATTGAAGTCGGACAAAACATCGGAGCACGGCTTCAGATCGACCAGGCAGACGCGGACTATCGTGTCGCGATGGCCTTCGCCGAACAGCGCCGCGCCATGGCAATTGCCAGGCATCAAGAGATGCGAGCGAAGTGCTCTCAGAGCCAGGTTCGCGTCGTCCTGGCGGAAGCCGCCATCCCCAAATCAATGGCCGAGGCGTTTCGCGCCGGTGGCGTGCAAAGCGATCAGAAGAGGCCCAAGCCTCAAAAAGTGCGTTCCCCATTTCCGCACCTCAAGCACCTGGCAGCCTTGGCATAG
- a CDS encoding transglutaminase family protein, protein MLIRVGFDIEFDSPEPAPMVLMLFLHPSRELTTRRPDRLVIAPNVPGTEYYDLYGNRCARIVAPAGRISLRNEAVVEDCGLTDLQAPGSRQLQVQELPNEVMLYLLASRYCEVDSELKDIAWSLFGNTAPGWPRVQAICDFVHSHIRFNYMEARATRTALEVYLEQVGVCRDYMHLAITFCRCCNIPARYCTGYLGDIGVPPAHDPMDFSAWFEAYLDGQWYTFDARNNVPRIGRVLMARGRDAADVALTTTFGKNTLHKFTVWADPIQE, encoded by the coding sequence ATGCTTATACGTGTTGGGTTTGATATTGAGTTTGATTCGCCCGAGCCAGCGCCGATGGTGTTGATGCTGTTTCTGCATCCATCTCGAGAGCTAACGACGAGGCGGCCAGATCGCCTCGTGATTGCACCGAATGTGCCGGGAACGGAGTATTACGATCTGTATGGCAACCGCTGCGCCCGCATCGTCGCCCCGGCAGGGCGGATTTCGCTGCGAAACGAGGCGGTCGTCGAGGATTGCGGTCTTACGGATCTTCAGGCACCTGGCAGTCGCCAACTCCAAGTCCAGGAACTTCCCAACGAAGTCATGCTCTACTTGCTTGCGAGCCGCTATTGCGAGGTCGACAGCGAGTTGAAGGATATTGCGTGGAGCTTATTCGGCAACACCGCGCCCGGCTGGCCCCGAGTGCAAGCGATTTGCGACTTCGTTCATTCCCACATCCGCTTCAATTACATGGAGGCGCGTGCGACGCGAACGGCCTTGGAGGTCTACCTCGAGCAAGTGGGCGTTTGCCGTGACTACATGCACCTGGCAATCACGTTCTGCCGCTGCTGCAACATTCCGGCGCGCTATTGCACCGGCTATCTGGGAGACATCGGTGTTCCCCCGGCGCACGATCCGATGGACTTCAGTGCGTGGTTCGAGGCCTATCTGGATGGCCAGTGGTATACCTTCGACGCGCGGAACAATGTTCCTCGGATTGGACGTGTCCTGATGGCCCGTGGCCGCGATGCCGCTGACGTCGCGCTGACAACCACGTTCGGAAAGAACACCCTGCACAAATTTACGGTATGGGCCGATCCGATCCAGGAGTGA
- a CDS encoding vWA domain-containing protein — MVALFAALGVGLLVALAEGLHLRRVNKIRILAFGPTGRPQRWAQAAPALRVLALSLSTWGLVTLLLIEPLSGGNSLIETERKQHLIVLLDVSPSMDLPDAGVDGKQTRKARGKELLESIFQRTVVHNFKTSVFAVYTDAFAVVEETTDPEVISNILDDLPMYSVFQNGKTNLFSGLEKAAELASRWEADSTSIIIVSDGDTVPATGMPRMPPSVSQILVLGVGDTASGTFIDGHQSRQDVSTLNHTAIRLGGHYHNGNSQHLETSLARSIMAVPEAKPFEYLTMREYAMLAIGLGSLLLATLPVLLDWFGTEWSPGQRHPRPFRRKEMATVSARSAASPEVGLARRELL; from the coding sequence ATGGTAGCCTTGTTTGCCGCACTAGGCGTCGGCTTGTTGGTGGCGTTGGCCGAAGGGCTTCACCTGCGACGGGTCAACAAGATTCGAATCCTGGCGTTCGGTCCGACCGGTCGGCCGCAGCGATGGGCTCAAGCCGCGCCGGCGCTGCGCGTGCTGGCGCTTTCTCTCTCGACTTGGGGACTGGTAACGCTGCTGCTGATCGAGCCCTTGTCAGGGGGCAACAGCCTGATCGAAACCGAAAGAAAGCAACATCTGATCGTGCTGCTGGATGTCTCTCCGAGCATGGATCTGCCAGATGCCGGTGTCGACGGCAAGCAGACCCGTAAAGCCCGGGGCAAAGAATTGCTGGAGTCGATCTTTCAGCGAACCGTCGTCCATAACTTCAAGACCAGCGTGTTTGCCGTTTATACCGACGCGTTTGCCGTTGTGGAAGAAACGACCGATCCCGAAGTGATCAGTAATATTCTCGACGATCTGCCGATGTACTCGGTCTTCCAGAATGGCAAGACCAACCTGTTTTCAGGGCTGGAAAAAGCGGCCGAGCTGGCCAGCCGCTGGGAGGCCGACAGCACGTCGATCATCATCGTCAGCGATGGCGACACGGTGCCAGCCACCGGCATGCCGCGGATGCCTCCGTCAGTCAGTCAGATCCTGGTGCTGGGAGTCGGAGACACCGCTTCTGGTACTTTCATCGATGGTCATCAATCGCGCCAAGATGTCTCGACCTTGAACCACACGGCGATTCGCCTGGGTGGGCACTATCACAATGGAAACAGCCAGCACCTGGAAACCTCGCTCGCCCGCTCGATCATGGCGGTCCCAGAGGCGAAGCCCTTCGAGTATTTAACGATGCGTGAGTACGCCATGCTGGCGATCGGTCTGGGCAGCCTGCTGTTGGCAACGTTGCCGGTGTTGCTGGATTGGTTCGGTACCGAGTGGAGTCCTGGCCAGCGACATCCGCGTCCATTTCGCCGGAAAGAGATGGCCACTGTATCGGCCCGTTCCGCCGCGTCTCCGGAAGTTGGTCTCGCGCGGAGGGAACTGCTGTGA
- a CDS encoding vWA domain-containing protein — protein sequence MINFSAPLWLFLLCVPALLMVWVWTRQTGRIAFPLDHSELPPSRFWLNVLRLVESLPVLLLAVVILILAGPQRMGVPQAKRSLTNIQFCVDVSGSMTAKFGDATRYDKAMEAINGFLDYREGDAFGLTFFGNAVVHWVPLTTDSSALKCAPPFMHPSNPNRSDWFQGTEVGKALLACQEVLSARSEGDRLIVLISDGQSADLANGQAEAIGKLLRDSNIVVYDIHVAEEDTPAEIATIAMLTGGEVYHPGDPETLAEVFQQIDKMEPAEIERTVGQPLDNFQPYCLVALCLSGLFQMSLFGWRYTPW from the coding sequence ATGATTAATTTCTCGGCACCCTTATGGCTGTTTCTGTTGTGCGTGCCAGCCCTGTTGATGGTCTGGGTGTGGACACGTCAGACCGGAAGAATCGCGTTTCCGCTCGATCACTCCGAGCTACCTCCGTCACGCTTCTGGCTGAATGTGCTGCGTCTGGTCGAATCGCTGCCGGTGCTGCTGTTGGCGGTGGTGATCTTGATTTTGGCCGGCCCGCAGCGGATGGGCGTACCGCAAGCGAAGCGATCGCTGACCAACATTCAGTTTTGCGTCGATGTCTCCGGCAGCATGACCGCCAAGTTTGGCGACGCAACCCGTTACGACAAGGCGATGGAAGCGATCAATGGCTTCCTCGATTACCGAGAGGGGGACGCCTTCGGCTTAACCTTCTTTGGCAACGCGGTGGTGCACTGGGTTCCACTGACGACCGATTCGTCGGCACTGAAGTGCGCGCCACCCTTCATGCATCCCTCGAATCCGAATCGCTCGGACTGGTTCCAGGGCACGGAAGTAGGCAAGGCATTGCTCGCTTGCCAGGAAGTGCTCAGTGCACGATCCGAGGGGGATCGCCTGATCGTGCTGATCTCGGATGGCCAAAGTGCCGATCTCGCCAACGGCCAGGCCGAGGCCATTGGCAAGTTGCTCCGCGACAGCAATATCGTCGTCTACGACATTCACGTTGCCGAAGAGGACACTCCGGCCGAGATCGCCACGATTGCAATGTTAACCGGCGGCGAGGTGTATCACCCCGGCGATCCGGAAACGTTGGCCGAAGTGTTTCAACAGATCGACAAAATGGAACCGGCGGAGATCGAACGAACGGTCGGGCAACCGCTGGACAACTTCCAGCCATACTGCCTGGTGGCGTTGTGTCTCTCGGGCCTGTTTCAAATGAGCCTGTTCGGCTGGAGGTACACCCCATGGTAG